In Gemmatimonadetes bacterium T265, one DNA window encodes the following:
- a CDS encoding glycerol-3-phosphate dehydrogenase — MLVTPALACRASARDALADGAFDLAVVGGGITGAGVARDAALRGLRVALVERDDWASGTSSRSSRLVHGGVRYLEHGHLGLVFEASRERRILLRTAPHLVRPLAFTWPTYRGARVPRWKLEAGLALYDALALWRNVAAHRPLSPRAVRDAEPALAATGLTGGARYYDAATDDGRLTLATALAAARAGAATLNHAAVVALAVDRAGESRARVCVRDALDGAEFEIRARAVVNATGPWSDTVRRLHQPRASAAVLGAKGVHVAVPAERVGNRGALTLLAPDDGRVTFVLPAGPHTILGTTETAAERGPDEVRASEADVAYLLAVANHYFPPARLERADVVSAWAGVRPLAAAAPRAGGGTGGASREHAIDVDPRGVVTVTGGKLTTYRSMAASVVDAACALLGERRPRAPTDRLPLEPGYEAARARVAELAASDPALAAPVAAGLPHTGAECLHAVEAEQAATLADLLMRRAPVAYGTRDAGRAAARVVAPLVAPALGWDGAAVARALAAYDADAARVFGVDA, encoded by the coding sequence ATGCTGGTCACCCCCGCGCTCGCGTGTCGCGCGTCGGCCCGCGACGCCCTCGCGGACGGCGCGTTCGACCTCGCCGTCGTCGGCGGCGGCATCACCGGCGCCGGCGTGGCCCGCGACGCGGCCCTGCGCGGGCTACGCGTCGCCCTCGTCGAGCGCGACGACTGGGCGAGCGGCACGTCGAGCCGCTCGTCGCGCCTCGTACACGGTGGGGTGCGTTACCTGGAGCACGGGCACCTCGGACTCGTCTTCGAGGCGAGCCGCGAGCGGCGCATCCTGCTGCGCACCGCGCCGCACCTCGTGCGACCGCTCGCCTTCACCTGGCCGACGTACCGCGGCGCGCGCGTGCCGCGCTGGAAGCTCGAGGCGGGGCTCGCGCTCTACGACGCGCTCGCGCTCTGGCGGAACGTGGCCGCGCACCGGCCGCTCTCGCCGCGCGCGGTCCGCGACGCGGAGCCGGCGCTGGCCGCGACGGGCCTAACGGGCGGCGCTCGCTACTACGACGCGGCGACCGACGACGGCCGCCTCACGCTCGCCACGGCGCTGGCCGCCGCGCGCGCGGGCGCGGCCACGCTCAACCACGCCGCCGTTGTGGCGCTCGCCGTCGACCGCGCCGGCGAATCGCGCGCCCGCGTGTGCGTCCGCGACGCGCTCGACGGCGCGGAGTTCGAGATCCGCGCGCGCGCCGTCGTCAACGCGACGGGCCCGTGGAGCGACACCGTGCGGCGCCTGCACCAGCCGCGCGCGTCCGCGGCGGTGCTCGGCGCGAAGGGCGTCCACGTGGCCGTCCCGGCCGAGCGCGTGGGGAACCGCGGCGCGCTCACGCTGCTCGCGCCCGACGACGGCCGGGTGACGTTCGTCCTCCCCGCCGGCCCGCACACGATCCTCGGCACGACCGAGACCGCCGCGGAGCGCGGCCCGGACGAGGTGCGCGCGTCGGAAGCCGACGTGGCGTACCTGCTCGCCGTGGCGAACCACTACTTCCCGCCCGCCCGGCTCGAACGCGCCGACGTCGTGAGCGCCTGGGCCGGCGTGCGGCCGCTCGCGGCCGCGGCGCCCCGCGCGGGCGGGGGGACGGGCGGCGCCTCGCGCGAGCACGCGATCGACGTCGACCCGCGCGGCGTCGTGACCGTCACGGGCGGCAAGCTGACGACCTACCGCAGCATGGCCGCGTCGGTCGTCGACGCCGCGTGCGCCCTGTTAGGCGAGCGTCGCCCGCGCGCGCCGACCGACCGGCTGCCGCTCGAGCCCGGGTACGAGGCCGCGCGGGCGCGCGTCGCCGAGCTCGCGGCGTCGGATCCCGCGCTCGCCGCCCCGGTCGCGGCGGGGCTCCCGCACACCGGGGCGGAGTGCCTTCACGCCGTCGAAGCGGAGCAGGCCGCGACGCTCGCCGACCTGCTCATGCGTCGCGCGCCCGTCGCGTACGGGACCCGCGACGCCGGGCGCGCGGCGGCCCGCGTCGTCGCGCCGCTCGTCGCGCCCGCGCTCGGCTGGGACGGCGCGGCGGTCGCGCGCGCGCTCGCCGCGTACGACGCCGACGCCGCGCGGGTGTTCGGCGTCGACGCCTAA
- the fadI gene encoding 3-ketoacyl-CoA thiolase, with product MSDPNRHDRVQYGAPGRRVAVVAGLRTPFAKAGTALARLTSTQLGRSVVAELLARTELDPAEVQGVVYGTVVQSVTEPNIAREISLLPQLPRGVQSFTVARACASANQAITDAADQIVLGHLDCVVAGGAESLSQVPVLHSRRMSDALVAASKAKTLPARARTLAGIRPRDLVPVTPAISEPSTGETMGQSAEKMAKLNGVSREEQDAWALRSHRLAAAGAADGRLTSEIAPAFLPAADGGEPFALDRDNGIRPDTSLQQLAKLPPVFDRAYGTVTAGNSSPLSDGASAVLLMREDKARALGYAPLAYVRSYAYAALDPGEQLLQGPALAMPVALARAGLAARDVALVEIHEAFAAQVLCNLKAFASRAWAERAGFADPVGELDRDRINVAGGSIALGHPFGATGGRVLTTLCRELARRDAEFGMLSVCAAGGMGHVMVVERA from the coding sequence ATGTCCGACCCGAACCGCCACGACCGCGTCCAGTACGGCGCACCGGGCCGCCGCGTCGCGGTCGTCGCGGGCCTGCGCACGCCATTCGCGAAGGCCGGCACCGCGCTCGCGCGCCTCACCTCCACCCAACTCGGACGCTCCGTCGTCGCCGAACTGCTAGCTCGCACCGAGCTCGACCCGGCCGAGGTCCAGGGCGTGGTCTACGGGACCGTGGTGCAGAGCGTCACGGAGCCGAACATCGCGCGCGAGATTTCGCTCCTGCCGCAGCTACCCAGGGGCGTGCAGAGCTTCACCGTGGCGCGCGCCTGCGCTTCCGCCAACCAGGCGATCACCGACGCCGCCGACCAGATCGTCCTCGGCCACCTCGACTGCGTGGTGGCGGGCGGGGCGGAGTCGCTGTCGCAGGTGCCGGTCCTGCACTCGCGCCGCATGAGCGACGCGCTCGTCGCGGCGAGCAAGGCAAAGACGCTCCCGGCGCGCGCGCGCACGCTCGCCGGCATCCGCCCGCGCGACCTCGTCCCCGTCACCCCCGCGATCTCCGAGCCGAGCACCGGCGAGACGATGGGGCAGAGCGCGGAAAAGATGGCGAAGCTCAACGGCGTGTCGCGCGAGGAACAGGACGCGTGGGCGCTCCGCTCGCACCGGCTCGCCGCCGCCGGAGCGGCCGACGGCCGCCTCACGAGCGAGATCGCCCCCGCCTTCCTGCCCGCCGCGGACGGCGGCGAGCCGTTCGCGCTCGACCGCGACAACGGCATCCGGCCCGACACGTCGCTCCAGCAGCTCGCCAAGCTGCCGCCCGTCTTCGACCGCGCGTACGGGACCGTCACGGCCGGCAACAGCTCGCCGCTGAGCGACGGCGCGAGCGCGGTGCTGCTCATGCGCGAGGACAAGGCGCGCGCGTTAGGCTACGCCCCGCTCGCCTACGTCCGGAGCTACGCCTACGCGGCGCTCGACCCGGGCGAGCAGCTCCTGCAGGGCCCGGCGCTCGCGATGCCGGTCGCGCTCGCGCGCGCGGGGCTCGCCGCGCGCGACGTCGCGCTCGTCGAGATCCACGAGGCGTTCGCCGCGCAGGTGCTCTGCAACCTCAAGGCGTTCGCGTCGCGCGCATGGGCCGAGCGGGCGGGCTTCGCCGACCCCGTGGGCGAGCTGGACCGGGACCGGATCAACGTCGCCGGCGGGTCGATCGCGTTAGGCCATCCGTTCGGCGCGACCGGCGGGCGCGTGCTCACGACCCTCTGCCGCGAGCTCGCGCGGCGCGATGCGGAGTTCGGGATGCTGAGCGTCTGCGCCGCGGGGGGGATGGGGCACGTGATGGTGGTGGAGCGGGCGTGA